CGGCGACCTTGTACAGCAGCCGCAGGATGCCGAAGATCACGAACAGCACGACGATGAGCCCACCCGCCGCGTACAGCACGATTTCGACGAGACTCATGGCACCGACCCCCTCGCTCTTTTCTGTTGTAGGTGTTGGTGCCCCTTCGACGCCGTCAGCGGCCCAGCGGTTGCCACCGCTCGACATAAACCGTCCGCGGGGGTTCGAAGTCGACCACGAGCACCTGGGTGCCGGAGGAGAAGGACGCGTCCGGGTCGGCCGGGTAGGCGTAGAACGCCTCCGTGCCGCCCCGGACGTTGAGGAGCACCTCGCCGATGAGGCCGGGACCGATCGTGCCGGTCACGCGGCCACGGCTGCCGATCATCCCCCGAAGCCCTTCAGCTTGACCTTGGAGCCCTTCTGCACGAACGTCCCCGGCTGCGGGTCCTGCTGGAAGACGAAGTCGAACCCGCCGCCGCCGTTGCCGCGGCCCCGGCCACCGTCGCGGTCGGCCTTCAGCCCGGCCTGCTCGAGGATCTTCTGGGCGTCGTCGAACGAGCGGAACCGCACGTCCGGCACCTGCACGGCGTTGTTGACGAAGACGCCGATCCGCTTCTCCTTGGCCTGCGAGTTGGCCGGCGGGTCGGTCCGGGTGACGGCGCCGCCCGCGACGTCCTGCTTGAACTCCTCGCCCGCCTGGAACGGCTCGAAGCCGGCCTGCTGCAGCAGCTGGAACGCCTCGTCCTTGCTCCGGCCGGTGACGTCCGGGACCGGCGGCAGCGGGATCGGGCCCTTCGACACGATGATCGTGACCTGGCCGCCGATGTTCAGCTGGCTGCCCGCGGACGGCTCGGTGCGGATCACCGCGCCCTGCGGGACGTCGGCGTCGAAGTCGTCGCCACCGCGGGCCGGGGTCAGCTGCGCGGTCTTGATGGCCTGCTCGGCGTCGGGCAGCGCGGTGCCCGGCCGGATGTCCGGCACCGTCGGGCGGCCCTTCGACAGCACGACCGACACGTTCGAGTTCGGCTGCAGCGAGGTGCCCTCGGCGGGCTCGGCCCGCAGCACGGTGTTCGACGGCACGGAGTTGTCGTACTCCTGGCTGAACTGCGGGTTCAGCTTCACCGCCCGCAGCGCGTCGCCGGCCGCGGCCTGGTTCAGCCCGACGAGCTTCGGCACGGTCGCGGTCTTGGCGCCGCCGGTGTCGGTGATCATGAAGATGAACGCCGTGATCAGCCCACCGAACAGCAGCACCGCGCCGGCGATGACGGCGATCCGCTTCCGGTTGTCCGTCGGCTTCTCCGGCTCGGACCCGCCGCGGCGCCGGGCCACCGGCGGCCGCACGGGCGGGATCTGCTGGGTGAAGCCCGGGGGAGGGGTGCCCGGGTGGCTCAGCGCCCGCGTCGCGTTCGGGCGGTTGACCGGCATGGTCTTCTCGGTGTCCGGCACCTGCGGGATCCGCGGCAGCGTGCGCTCGGTGTCGGCGAGGTCGCCCTGGCCGCGCGAGACCGGGACCGGCACGTTCACCGGCAGCAGGCCCAGCTGCGCGCGCACCGCCGTCAGCTCGGTCAGGAACTCCCCGGCGTCGGCGGGGCGCAGCGCCGCGTCGCGCCGGGTCGCGCGGGTGATCAGCTCGTCCAGCGCGGGCGGCAGGTCCGGGCGCAGCTCGCTGGGGCGCGGGACGTCGTCGTTCACGTGGCGGTAGGCCACGGAGATCGCCGTGTCGCCGGTGTAGGGCACCTGCCCGGTGAGCATCTCGAAGAGCAGGATGCCGACCGAGTAGACGTCGCCCTGCGCGGACGCCGAGCCGGTCTCGACCTGCTCCGGCGACAGGTAGGCGACCGTGCCCAGGATGACGCTCGAGCTCGTCGTGCCCGCGCTCGCCACGGCCCGCACCAGGCCGAAGTCGGCGACCTTCACCGCGCCGCCGGTGTGCGGCCCGGTCCGGCCGATCAGCACGTTCTCCGGCTTGACGTCGCGGTGCACCAGCCCCGCCCGGTGCGCGACGGCCAGCGCCGAGAGCACCGGCTCGGCCACGCTCAGCGCCAGCGCGATGTCCAGGGGGCCCTGGTCGGCCAGCAGGTCGCGCAGCGTCCCGCCGTCGACCAGCTCCATCACCAGGAACGCGAGGCCGGACTCGGCGCCCTGGGGCAGGTCGAACCCCTGGTCGTGCACCGCCACCACGTGCGGGTGGTGCAGCTGCGCCGCCGACTGCGCCTCGCGCACGAACCGGTCCACGAACGACCGGTCGTCGGCGAACCGCGGGTCCATGATCTTGATCGCGACCGGACGGTCCAGCCGGGTGTCCGTCCCCCGGTAGACGGAGGACATCCCCCCGTGCGCGAGCAGCCGGTCCACCCGGTAGCGCCGCTCGAGGAGCGTGCCGACCAGGCTGGGTTGGGTGCGAGTCACGAGTATGGATCGTACGGAACCGCACACGGTTGGTGGAGGAGACCTCGCGGGTCACCCGTGCGCACTAACGGGCGTGAGTGCGGAATGTGGCAGAGTGTCACCTGTGAGTGGGATTCCTGTCGCCGACGACGTCCTCGACACCGCCATCGCGGTCCTCCCGGTGGGAGAGGTCGCGAAAGTTCTCGGGACGTCGGCCAACAAGGTCCGCCAGATGCTGCGCGACGGTCAGCTGATCGCCGTCCGGCGAGGCGGTGACCTGTGCGTTCCCGGTGCTTTCTTCGTCAAGGACGGGGTGGTGAAGGGCCTGGCCGGGACGATCACGGTGCTCGCCGACTCCGGGTTCTCCCGGACCGAGATGCTGCGGTGGCTCTTCGAGACCGACGAGACCCTGCCGGGCAACACCCCGATCAACGCCCTGCGCACCAGCCACGGCACCGAGGTGAAGCGGCGCGCCCAAGCGATGGCGTTCTGACCTGCGGAAACAGCTCGCCGCGGCGGCCAGTTGGACGGCCGCGGCGATACTCAGGCACGCCGGGAGCGACCAGGTCGCGAGCGGCCCGGCGGCGGCCGCCCCGGCCGCGAGACCGGTGATCTTCACGCTCGCCGCCGTCGTGAACACCTGCGCCCGGACGTGCTCCGGCGCCTCGCGGTGGCGGATCGCGAACAACGCCGTGAGCTGCGGTCCTTCGCCGAAGCCGGCCACCGCGGCGGCCAGGACCAGCAGCGTCACGCCGTCGGCGGCCGCCGCCAGCGTGGCACTCACGGCCAGGACCAGCGTGCTCAGCCAGACCGTCCGGTCCGGGGACCACGGCAGCGGAAATCTCGTGAAGACGCCGTTGGCCAGCAGCGACGCGACCGCCAGGACCGTGAGCAGGAGCGCGCCGTCCGCGGGGCCGCGCAGG
The window above is part of the Amycolatopsis camponoti genome. Proteins encoded here:
- a CDS encoding Rv2175c family DNA-binding protein translates to MSGIPVADDVLDTAIAVLPVGEVAKVLGTSANKVRQMLRDGQLIAVRRGGDLCVPGAFFVKDGVVKGLAGTITVLADSGFSRTEMLRWLFETDETLPGNTPINALRTSHGTEVKRRAQAMAF
- the pknB gene encoding Stk1 family PASTA domain-containing Ser/Thr kinase; this translates as MTRTQPSLVGTLLERRYRVDRLLAHGGMSSVYRGTDTRLDRPVAIKIMDPRFADDRSFVDRFVREAQSAAQLHHPHVVAVHDQGFDLPQGAESGLAFLVMELVDGGTLRDLLADQGPLDIALALSVAEPVLSALAVAHRAGLVHRDVKPENVLIGRTGPHTGGAVKVADFGLVRAVASAGTTSSSVILGTVAYLSPEQVETGSASAQGDVYSVGILLFEMLTGQVPYTGDTAISVAYRHVNDDVPRPSELRPDLPPALDELITRATRRDAALRPADAGEFLTELTAVRAQLGLLPVNVPVPVSRGQGDLADTERTLPRIPQVPDTEKTMPVNRPNATRALSHPGTPPPGFTQQIPPVRPPVARRRGGSEPEKPTDNRKRIAVIAGAVLLFGGLITAFIFMITDTGGAKTATVPKLVGLNQAAAGDALRAVKLNPQFSQEYDNSVPSNTVLRAEPAEGTSLQPNSNVSVVLSKGRPTVPDIRPGTALPDAEQAIKTAQLTPARGGDDFDADVPQGAVIRTEPSAGSQLNIGGQVTIIVSKGPIPLPPVPDVTGRSKDEAFQLLQQAGFEPFQAGEEFKQDVAGGAVTRTDPPANSQAKEKRIGVFVNNAVQVPDVRFRSFDDAQKILEQAGLKADRDGGRGRGNGGGGFDFVFQQDPQPGTFVQKGSKVKLKGFGG